Proteins found in one Triticum aestivum cultivar Chinese Spring chromosome 4D, IWGSC CS RefSeq v2.1, whole genome shotgun sequence genomic segment:
- the LOC123096314 gene encoding uridine kinase-like protein 3 has translation MGSYSTSEVLNAAAVGVHHPALRLNELDLKGSMSVEELPTTSGLENGHQAPFVIGVAGGASSGKSTVCKMIIDQLCDQRVVVVTQESFYYGLSDEEMVHVHDYNFDHPDAFDTDLLLSCMEKLKHGKAVDIPSYDFKTHKSVSCARKVNPSDVIILEGILLFHDSRVRDLMNMKIFVDTDADVRLTRRIRRDTIEKGRDIIAVLDQYSKFVKTAFEDFILPTKKYADIIIPRGADNSVAIDLIVQHIRTKLGQNDLCKIHPNLYVIQTTYQIRGMHTIIRDAATTTHDFIFYADRLIRLVVEHGLGHLPFREKQVITPTGSVYTGVDFSKSLCGISVIRSGESMENALRACCKGIKIGKILIHREGDDGKQLIYHNLPKDIAKRHVLLLDPILGTGNSAVQAISLLLEKRVQEANIIFLNLISAPQGVHVVSKRFPRVKIVTSEIELGLNDDFRVIPGMGEFGDRYFGTDDYQSSTPFFADDKNRVGLL, from the exons ATGGGATCGTACTCGACAAGCGAAGTGCTTAATGCTGCCGCAGTTGGGGTCCATCATCCAGCACTCCGTTTGAACGAGCTGGACCTGAAAGGTTCCATGTCGGTGGAGGAACTACCAACGACGTCAGGCCTGGAGAATGGACACCAGGCACCATTTGTTATTG GTGTTGCTGGAGGTGCATCTTCAGGTAAAAGTACTGTTTGCAAAATGATCATCGATCAGCTATGCGATCAGCGTGTAGTTGTTGTTACTCAG GAGTCATTTTATTATGGACTGTCTGATGAGGAAATGGTCCATGTTCATGATTATAACTTTGATCATCCAG ATGCATTTGATACGGATTTACTACTCTCTTGTATGGAAAAATTGAAACATGGTAAAGCTGTTGACATTCCAAGCTACGACTTCAAAACACATAAGAGTGTCTCATGTGCTAGAAAG GTTAATCCTTCAGATGTAATAATATTGGAAGGAATTCTACTTTTCCATGATTCACGTGTCCGTGATCTAATGAACATGAAGATCTTCGTTGATACAG ATGCTGATGTGCGATTAACAAGGAGGATCCGTCGTGATACCATTGAGAAGGGTAGAGATATTATAGCTGTGTTAGATCAG TACTCGAAGTTTGTAAAGACAGCTTTTGAAGACTTCATTCTCCCCACAAAGAAGTATGCTGATATTATCATCCCACGAGGCGCAGATAACAGTGTGGCAATTGACCTAATCGTTCAGCATATTCGCACTAAACTTGGTCAAAATGATCTATGTAAAATACACCCAAATTTATATGTTATCCAGACTACTTACCAG ATACGAGGCATGCACACAATAATACGAGATGCTGCCACAACGACACATGATTTCATATTTTATGCTGATCGGTTAATTCGATTG GTTGTCGAGcatggccttggtcatcttccttTCAGGGAAAAGCAGGTCATTACTCCAACTG GATCTGTTTACACTGGTGTGGATTTCTCAAAAAGTTTATGTGGGATATCAGTGATTAGGAG TGGTGAAAGTATGGAGAATGCTCTGCGGGCATGCTGTAAAGGCATAAAGATTGGGAAGATTCTTATTCACAGGGAAGGAGATGATGGGAAACAG CTCATCTATCACAATTTACCCAAAGATATCGCAAAAAGGCATGTTCTGTTGCTGGACCCCATATTGGGAACAG GAAATTCAGCTGTTCAAGCTATCTCTCTTCTCTTGGAGAAGCGTGTACAAGAAGCAAATATTATATTCCTCAATCTTATATCA GCTCCCCAAGGGGTGCATGTAGTCAGCAAGAGATTCCCAAGGGTCAAGATTGTGACATCAGAGATCGAGCTTGGTCTGAATGATGATTTCCGTGTCATCCCTGGGATGGGTGAGTTTGGGGACAGATACTTTGGAACAGATGATTATCAGTCATCAACGCCATTCTTTGCTGATGACAAAAATCGTGTTGG GCTTTTGTGA
- the LOC123096315 gene encoding atherin produces the protein MARRSVHRRQEFSFAGDSPTPSWGAEAGEGRALPPRPPVVATANPMAPRAGEEDFRWLQASRQGSPESGSGTPSPQLWAHHDRLYPASAGSSPSRAQAIAGYRREMLDLVRGLPEAAYELSLRDIVESRPSPLPPPPPPPPPPPPPPAQPYAVATQEQGGGEPKKDVTAAAMDGDEAKKQSDGGGKKQGKARKQRTMGRTRSRSMERSVSLDTGLLIKLFLPLSVGRKKKVSPKPAAVAPAKDGRKKTKTKKKKQGKKEEEEWWKKSEFSEAGSSSRTSSSGSSNSSASRNNEIGNGIGGNNPKAPARSRSRKRIGCYGFFVANKSKNGVIKE, from the exons ATGGCGAGGCGGTCGGTGCATCGGAGGCAGGAGTTCAGCTTCGCGGGGGACTCGCCGACGCCGTCGTGGGGCGCGGAGGCCGGCGAGGGGCGCGCGCTGCCTCCCCGGCCGCCGGTGGTGGCGACGGCGAATCCCATGGCGCCGCGCGCGGGGGAGGAGGACTTCCGCTGGCTGCAGGCGTCCAGGCAAGGCTCGCCGGAGTCCGGCTCCGGCACGCCGTCGCCGCAGCTCTGGGCGCACCACGACCGGCTGTACCCGGCCTCCGCCGGGAGCTCCCCGTCGCGCGCGCAGGCCATCGCCGGCTACCGCCGCGAGATGCTCGACCTCGTCCGCGGCCTCCCCGAGGCCGCCTACGAGCTCTCCCTCCGCGACATCGTCGAGTCCCGGCCCTccccgctgcctcctcctccaccaccaccaccaccaccaccaccaccaccggctcaACCGTACGCCGTCGCTACGCAAGAACAAGGAGGCGGCGAGCCCAAGAAGGACGTCACGGCGGCTGCCATGGACGGCGACGAGGCCAAGAAACAGAGCGACGGCGGGGGCAAGAAACAGGGGAAGGCAAGAAAGCAGAGGACGATGGGGAGGACGCGAAGCCGGAGCATGGAGCGCAGCGTGAGCCTGGACACCGGCCTGCTCATCAAGCTCTTCCTGCCGCTCTCCGTCGGCCGGAAGAAGAAGGTGTCGCCCAAGCCCGCCGCGGTCGCCCCCGCCAAGGACGGCAGGAAGAAGAccaagacgaagaagaagaagcaggggaagaaggaggaggaggagtggtggaAGAAGAGCGAGTTCAGCGAGGCGGGGAGCAGCAGCAGGaccagcagcagcggcagcagcaacagcagcgccAGCAGGAACAACGAGATTGGAAATGGAATTGGCGGCAACAACCCAAAAGCTCCGGCCAGGAGTAGGAGCAG AAAGAGAATCGGGTGCTATGGTTTCTTCGTGGCAAACAAGAGCAAAAATGGGGTCATCAAGGAATAA